Proteins from a single region of Sinorhizobium alkalisoli:
- the hppD gene encoding 4-hydroxyphenylpyruvate dioxygenase gives MGPFPHDAPPATISADNPAGTDGFEFVEFAHPEPEKLVELFARMGYTPVARHRAKNITVWRQGDINYILNAEPGSHAMRFVDKHGPCAPSMAWRVVDAKQAFEHAVSNGAEAYEGSDKTLDVPAIVGIGGSLLYFIDSYGAKGSAYDAEFEWVGERDPRPEGVGFYYLDHLTHNVYRGNMDKWWAFYRELFNFKQIHFFDIDGRITGLLSRAITSPCGKIRIPLNESKDETSQIEEYLKKYKGEGIQHIAVGTEAIYDATDKLAANGLKFMPGPPDTYYEMSHERVHGHEEPIERMKKHGILIDGEGVIDGGMTKILLQIFSRTVIGPIFFEFIQRKGDEGFGEGNFRALFESIEADQIRRGALQRRA, from the coding sequence ATGGGCCCGTTTCCGCATGACGCCCCGCCCGCAACGATCTCGGCGGACAACCCCGCCGGAACGGACGGCTTCGAGTTCGTCGAATTCGCCCATCCGGAGCCGGAAAAACTCGTGGAGCTTTTCGCGCGCATGGGCTACACCCCCGTCGCACGGCACCGGGCGAAGAACATCACCGTGTGGCGGCAGGGCGACATCAATTACATCCTGAATGCCGAGCCCGGTTCGCATGCGATGCGCTTCGTCGACAAGCACGGCCCCTGTGCACCGTCCATGGCGTGGCGCGTCGTCGACGCCAAGCAGGCTTTCGAACATGCGGTGTCGAACGGTGCCGAAGCCTATGAGGGCAGCGACAAGACCCTCGATGTCCCGGCAATCGTCGGCATCGGCGGCTCACTTCTCTATTTCATCGACAGCTATGGCGCGAAAGGCTCGGCCTATGATGCCGAGTTCGAATGGGTCGGTGAACGCGATCCGAGGCCGGAGGGCGTCGGCTTCTACTATCTCGACCACCTGACCCATAACGTCTATCGCGGCAACATGGACAAGTGGTGGGCCTTCTACCGAGAGCTCTTCAACTTCAAGCAGATCCACTTCTTCGACATCGACGGCCGCATTACCGGCTTGCTCAGTCGGGCGATCACTTCACCTTGTGGCAAGATCCGCATTCCGCTGAACGAGTCGAAGGACGAAACCAGCCAGATCGAGGAATACTTGAAGAAATACAAAGGCGAAGGCATCCAGCACATCGCCGTCGGTACCGAGGCGATCTACGACGCAACGGACAAGCTCGCGGCAAACGGCCTCAAATTCATGCCCGGGCCGCCGGACACCTACTATGAGATGTCGCACGAGCGTGTGCACGGCCATGAGGAACCGATCGAGCGGATGAAGAAGCACGGTATCCTGATCGATGGCGAGGGCGTGATCGACGGCGGCATGACGAAGATCCTGCTGCAGATCTTCTCGCGCACGGTCATCGGCCCGATCTTCTTCGAATTTATCCAGCGTAAAGGCGACGAGGGTTTTGGCGAGGGAAACTTCCGGGCGTTGTTTGAATCGATCGAAGCCGATCAGATCCGCCGCGGCGCCCTGCAGCGGCGTGCGTAG
- a CDS encoding helix-turn-helix transcriptional regulator: MYRTGSSLSEFEDNNRVLAKKAKIVMLARADLLAECLTQAISTRFQGNEVVSLSEADSLLDGNLDDVALIMLYRLPASTFPSVIRTIHEFHPRASIGLVVENADEVDSSIAGFVDEGLIHGVLPLNLHLDVCLTAIDLLMKGGEHFPAALLRRLAPRSETGSATPAQREACAEAMPPAQRSDVGRGLLTSREVQILDLICMGTQNKIIADRLGLSENTVKVHVRNIYKKMNVRNRTEAASRYFRHDGDAGPPRWRN; this comes from the coding sequence ATGTATCGTACCGGCTCCAGTTTGAGCGAATTTGAGGACAACAACAGGGTTTTAGCGAAGAAAGCGAAGATCGTAATGCTCGCCAGGGCGGATCTGCTCGCCGAATGTCTGACGCAGGCGATCAGCACCCGGTTCCAGGGGAATGAAGTTGTGAGCCTTTCGGAGGCCGACAGCCTGCTCGATGGCAATCTCGACGATGTGGCGCTGATTATGCTCTACCGCCTACCGGCGAGCACGTTTCCATCGGTCATCAGGACGATCCACGAGTTCCATCCGCGGGCCTCGATCGGGCTCGTCGTCGAGAATGCGGACGAGGTCGATTCATCGATCGCCGGCTTTGTCGACGAGGGGCTGATCCATGGCGTCCTGCCCTTGAACCTCCATCTGGACGTCTGCCTGACCGCCATCGATTTGCTGATGAAGGGCGGCGAGCATTTTCCGGCCGCCCTGCTGCGTCGGCTGGCGCCGCGGTCGGAGACAGGCAGTGCCACGCCTGCCCAGCGCGAGGCATGCGCCGAGGCCATGCCCCCGGCACAGAGGAGCGATGTCGGCAGAGGTCTGCTGACAAGCCGGGAGGTCCAGATCCTCGATCTGATCTGCATGGGCACGCAGAACAAGATCATTGCCGACCGACTCGGCCTGTCGGAGAACACCGTCAAGGTTCATGTCCGTAACATCTACAAGAAGATGAACGTGCGAAACCGGACAGAAGCGGCGTCCCGCTACTTCAGGCATGACGGCGATGCGGGCCCGCCCCGCTGGCGCAACTGA
- a CDS encoding fumarylacetoacetate hydrolase family protein: MKLATLKDSTRDGRLVVVSKDLTRCSEVGHIARTLQAALDDWAHAGPRLARVADGIETGSQPTMRFHEHDAASPLPRAFHWADGSAYVNHVELVRKARNAEMPASFWNDPLIYQGGSDGFLGPRDPILMADEAWGIDMEGEVAVIVDDVPMGATVEEAREAIRLVMLVNDVSLRGLIPAELAKGFGFYQSKPSSAFSPVAVTPDELREAWDGGKLHLPLRVDLNGRPFGRANAGIDMTFDFPQLIAHAARTRPLTSGTIIGSGTVSNKLDGGPGRPVSEGGVGYSCLAELRMIETIESGAPKTHFLKFGDVVRIEMKDASGHSIFGAIEQKVEKYER; encoded by the coding sequence ATGAAACTCGCGACGCTGAAAGATTCCACCCGCGACGGCAGGCTCGTCGTGGTCTCGAAAGACCTCACCCGTTGCTCGGAAGTCGGGCATATCGCCCGCACGCTGCAGGCGGCCCTCGACGACTGGGCGCATGCTGGGCCGCGGCTGGCGCGTGTCGCCGACGGTATAGAGACCGGCTCCCAGCCGACCATGCGTTTCCACGAGCACGATGCCGCCTCGCCCTTGCCGCGGGCGTTCCACTGGGCCGACGGCTCCGCCTATGTCAACCACGTCGAACTGGTCAGGAAGGCGCGCAACGCGGAGATGCCGGCAAGCTTCTGGAACGATCCGCTGATCTATCAGGGCGGATCCGACGGCTTCCTCGGGCCGCGCGACCCGATCCTCATGGCGGATGAGGCCTGGGGCATCGATATGGAGGGCGAGGTCGCGGTGATCGTCGACGATGTGCCGATGGGCGCGACGGTTGAGGAGGCGCGCGAGGCGATCCGTCTTGTCATGCTCGTCAACGACGTTTCGCTGCGCGGACTCATTCCGGCCGAGCTCGCCAAGGGATTCGGCTTCTACCAATCGAAGCCGTCTTCCGCCTTCTCGCCGGTCGCCGTGACGCCGGACGAATTGCGCGAGGCGTGGGACGGCGGCAAGCTGCATTTGCCGCTTCGCGTCGATCTCAACGGCAGGCCCTTCGGTCGAGCCAATGCCGGCATCGATATGACCTTCGATTTCCCGCAACTGATCGCCCATGCGGCCCGCACCCGCCCGCTCACGTCCGGCACGATCATCGGCTCGGGGACCGTGTCCAACAAACTCGACGGCGGGCCGGGCAGACCGGTGTCGGAGGGGGGCGTCGGTTATTCCTGCCTCGCGGAGCTGCGCATGATCGAAACGATCGAGAGCGGCGCACCGAAGACGCATTTCCTGAAGTTCGGCGACGTCGTCAGGATCGAGATGAAAGACGCGAGCGGCCATTCGATCTTCGGCGCCATCGAGCAGAAGGTGGAGAAGTACGAGCGCTGA
- a CDS encoding acetyl-CoA C-acyltransferase encodes MSNRDPVVIVSAARTPMGAFQGGLKDLTAPELGSAALKAALDRASLDKVDEVLMGNVLPAGVGQNPARQAALGAGLGQETPSTTVSKVCGSGMKALMLGNDALVSGSATVLAVGGMESMTNAPYLLPKARGGFRLGHGEIKDHMFLDGLEDAYSGRLMGTYAEDTAQHYQFSRADQDAFALRSLERALKAAEDKSFADEIVTIVDGGKRKSANLDRDEQPVKADPAKIPKLKPAFRDRGSVTAANSSSISDGAAALILMRASEAEKRGLTPLAIVAGHAGHAQEPAWFTTAPIGAIDKLFDQLGWEKGSVGLYEINEAFAVVAMAAIRDLGLSDDIVNIHGGACALGHPIGASGARIVVTLLHAMRKNGVKRGIASLCIGGGEATAVGLELVQ; translated from the coding sequence ATGAGCAATCGCGATCCGGTGGTTATCGTGTCGGCGGCGCGCACGCCGATGGGCGCGTTCCAAGGAGGGCTCAAGGATCTGACAGCGCCGGAGCTCGGGTCGGCAGCGTTGAAGGCGGCGCTGGATCGCGCCAGCCTCGATAAGGTCGACGAAGTGCTGATGGGTAATGTCCTGCCCGCCGGCGTCGGACAGAATCCTGCCCGGCAGGCGGCACTCGGCGCCGGCCTCGGACAGGAGACACCCTCGACAACCGTTTCCAAGGTCTGCGGCTCGGGCATGAAGGCCCTGATGCTCGGCAATGACGCGCTTGTCTCCGGCAGCGCCACGGTCCTTGCCGTTGGCGGAATGGAGTCGATGACGAACGCGCCTTATCTCCTGCCGAAGGCCCGCGGCGGTTTTCGGCTTGGCCACGGCGAGATCAAGGACCACATGTTTTTGGACGGGCTGGAGGACGCCTATTCCGGACGACTGATGGGCACCTACGCCGAGGATACGGCCCAGCATTACCAATTCTCGCGGGCAGACCAGGACGCTTTCGCACTCCGCTCGCTCGAGCGGGCGCTGAAGGCGGCGGAAGACAAATCCTTTGCCGACGAAATCGTGACGATCGTCGATGGCGGCAAGCGCAAGAGCGCCAATCTCGATCGCGACGAGCAGCCGGTGAAGGCCGATCCGGCGAAGATACCGAAGCTGAAGCCAGCCTTCCGCGACCGCGGCAGCGTCACGGCGGCCAATTCCTCCTCGATCTCCGATGGTGCGGCTGCGCTGATCCTGATGCGTGCGAGCGAGGCGGAGAAGCGCGGGCTGACGCCGCTTGCGATCGTCGCTGGCCATGCGGGCCATGCACAGGAGCCCGCCTGGTTCACCACGGCGCCGATCGGCGCCATCGACAAGCTCTTCGACCAGCTCGGCTGGGAGAAGGGGAGCGTCGGGCTCTACGAAATCAACGAAGCCTTTGCCGTCGTCGCCATGGCGGCGATCCGCGACCTCGGTCTCTCCGACGACATCGTCAACATCCATGGCGGCGCCTGCGCCCTCGGCCACCCGATAGGCGCCTCCGGTGCGCGCATCGTCGTGACGCTTCTCCATGCAATGCGAAAAAACGGCGTGAAGCGCGGCATCGCCTCCCTCTGCATCGGCGGCGGCGAAGCGACGGCGGTCGGGCTGGAGTTGGTGCAGTAG
- the purU gene encoding formyltetrahydrofolate deformylase gives MKSYVLTVTCKSTRGIVAAVTGGLAEKGCYISDSSQFNDLETGLFFLRVSFISQAGAKLEELREAFAPAVERFGMTMEIRDSEERMKVLLMVSRFGHCLNDLLYRWKIGALPIDIVGVVSNHFDYQKVIANHDIPFHCIKVTKENKPRAEAQLMEIVEQTGAELIVLARYMQVLSDALCKKMSGRIINIHHSFLPSFKGANPYKQAYERGVKLIGATAHYVTADLDEGPIIEQDIARITHAQSAEDYVSIGRDVESQVLARAIHAHIHRRTLINGNRVVVFPPSPGSYASERMG, from the coding sequence ATGAAAAGCTACGTGCTGACCGTCACCTGCAAATCTACCCGCGGCATCGTTGCCGCCGTTACCGGCGGTCTCGCGGAAAAAGGCTGTTACATCAGCGACAGCTCACAATTCAACGACCTTGAAACCGGGCTTTTCTTCCTGCGCGTCTCTTTCATCAGCCAGGCTGGCGCTAAGCTCGAAGAGCTGCGCGAAGCCTTCGCTCCGGCGGTCGAGCGGTTCGGCATGACAATGGAGATCCGCGATTCGGAAGAGCGGATGAAGGTGCTCTTGATGGTCTCGCGGTTCGGCCATTGCCTGAACGACCTGCTCTATCGCTGGAAGATCGGCGCGCTGCCGATCGACATCGTCGGCGTCGTCTCCAACCACTTCGATTACCAGAAGGTCATCGCCAACCACGACATCCCCTTCCACTGCATCAAGGTAACGAAGGAGAACAAGCCGAGGGCCGAAGCACAGCTGATGGAGATCGTCGAGCAGACCGGCGCCGAGCTGATCGTGCTCGCCCGCTACATGCAGGTGCTGTCGGATGCGCTGTGCAAGAAAATGTCGGGCAGGATCATCAACATCCATCACTCCTTCCTGCCGTCGTTCAAGGGCGCCAACCCCTACAAGCAGGCCTATGAGCGCGGCGTCAAGCTGATCGGCGCGACGGCGCACTACGTCACCGCCGATCTCGACGAGGGCCCGATCATCGAGCAGGACATCGCCCGCATCACCCATGCGCAGTCGGCCGAGGACTATGTCTCGATCGGCCGCGACGTCGAGAGCCAGGTGCTGGCCCGCGCCATACACGCCCATATTCATCGCCGCACCCTCATCAACGGCAACCGCGTCGTCGTCTTCCCGCCGAGCCCGGGCTCCTACGCGTCGGAACGGATGGGCTAA
- a CDS encoding Lrp/AsnC family transcriptional regulator — MEQLDGFDLKILSALQRDGHLTNNELSERIALSPSQCSRRRSRLEAEGYITGYQAQIDRQKLGLDLMVVISVTLATHNRDNAKRFAKLISGLPEVLEAYALTGEMDYHLRVVTPDLAGLSRFVNDVLLPHDSVQHVKTSIVLETLKSFEGLPIPERVRG, encoded by the coding sequence ATGGAGCAACTCGACGGCTTTGATCTCAAGATACTTAGCGCGTTGCAGCGGGACGGGCATCTGACCAATAACGAGTTGTCCGAGCGGATCGCGCTATCACCGTCGCAATGTTCGCGGCGGCGCTCGCGGCTGGAGGCGGAAGGCTATATCACCGGCTATCAGGCGCAGATCGACCGGCAGAAGCTGGGGCTCGACCTGATGGTGGTGATCTCGGTGACGCTCGCCACCCACAATCGCGACAATGCCAAGCGGTTCGCCAAGCTGATTTCCGGGCTGCCGGAGGTGCTGGAGGCCTATGCGCTGACTGGCGAGATGGATTATCACCTGCGCGTCGTAACACCCGACCTTGCCGGGTTGTCGCGCTTCGTCAACGATGTGCTCTTGCCGCATGACAGCGTCCAGCACGTCAAGACCTCGATCGTGCTCGAGACTTTGAAGAGCTTCGAGGGGCTGCCGATCCCGGAGCGCGTGCGGGGATAG